A genome region from Hevea brasiliensis isolate MT/VB/25A 57/8 chromosome 9, ASM3005281v1, whole genome shotgun sequence includes the following:
- the LOC110670784 gene encoding amino acid transporter AVT6A, with the protein MTIGNQAPKKERRSRRSKTVNEKAPLLPKSQEEDAGFDEFDGASFTGAVFNLSTTIVGAGIMALPATMKVLGLGLGVAMIIFMAFLTEASIELLLRFSRAGKSASYGGLMGDAFGKYGRILLQVAVLINNVGILIVYMIIIGDVLSGTSSSGLHHAGVLEGWFGEHWWTGRFFILLIATLAIFSPLACFKRIDSLRFTSALSVALAVVFLVITVGITVIKLINGSIMMPRLLPNVTDLTSFWKLFTVVPVLVTAYICHYNVHSIDNELEDSTQIKAVVRTSLALCSTVYIMTSIFGFLLFGDGTLDDVLANFDTDLGIPYSSLLNDAVRVSYAAHLMLVFPIVFYPLRLNLDGLLFPLARPLYQENMRFASITIGLIALIFLGANFIPSIWDAFQFTGATAAVCLGFIFPASITLRDRHNIATKKDKILCIFMVVLAVFSNLVAIYSDAYALIKKSSSPRE; encoded by the exons ATGACGATTGGAAATCAAGCTCCAAAGAAGGAGAGAAGGTCAAGGAGGAGCAAAACCGTTAATGAGAAAGCTCCCTTGTTGCCTAAAAGTCAAGAGGAGGATGCTGGTTTTGATGAGTTTGATGGAGCTTCCTTTACTGGGGCAGTGTTCAACTTATCTACTACCATAGTTGGTGCTGGAATCATGGCACTGCCTGCTACCATGAAAGTGTTAGGCCTTGGCCTTGGGGTTGCTATGATCATCTTTATGGCCTTCTTGACAGAGGCTTCAATTGAGTTGTTGCTTAGGTTTAGCAGGGCAGGGAAGAGTGCTTCGTATGGGGGACTAATGGGTGATGCCTTTGGGAAGTATGGAAGGATATTGTTGCAAGTTGCTGTTTTAATCAACAACGTTGGTATACTCATtgtgtacatgattatcattg GTGATGTGCTGTCTGGAACATCTTCGAGTGGACTTCATCATGCCGGTGTGCTTGAAGGATGGTTTGGGGAACACTGGTGGACTGGACGATTCTTTATCCTTCTTATTGCAACACTTGCTATATTTTCTCCACTTGCTTGCTTTAAACGAATTG ATTCTTTAAGATTCACATCTGCCTTATCAGTTGCTCTAGCAGTTGTGTTTCTTGTCATCACTGTGGGAATCACTGTTATCAAGTTGATAAATGGAAGCATAATGATGCCCAGATTGCTACCTAATGTTACAGATTTGACGTCATTTTGGAAACTCTTCACTGTAGTCCCTGTTCTTGTCACTGCATACATCTGCCACTACAATG TTCACAGCATAGATAATGAACTTGAGGACTCCACTCAGATAAAAGCAGTTGTGCGAACATCACTTGCTTTATGCTCAACTGTGTACATAATGACCAGCATTTTTGGATTCCTTCTATTTGGTGATGGAACTCTTGATGATGTGCTTGCCAACTTTGATACTGACCTCGGCATTCCTTACAGTTCCCTGCTTAATGATGCTGTTCGCGTTAGTTATGCTGCTCATCTCATGCTTGTATTCCCAATTGTCTTCTATCCCTTGCGACTCAACTTGGACGGCCTCCTATTTCCCTTAGCACGGCCTCTTTATCAGGAAAATATGAGATTTGCATCAATCACCATTGGACTAATTGCTCTGATCTTCTTGGGTGCTAATTTCATTCCAAGCATCTGGGATGCATTCCAATTCACTGGAGCAACTGCTGCTGTTTGCCTTGGATTCATTTTTCCTGCTTCCATCACTCTTAG GGATCGCCACAATATAGCAACAAAGAAGGACAAAATCTTATGTATTTTCATGGTTGTCCTTGCCGTGTTCTCAAATTTGGTGGCCATCTATAGTGATGCATATGCGTTGATTAAAAAGAGTTCTTCACCACGCGAATGA